DNA sequence from the Deinococcus roseus genome:
CTACACGACTGGCGCGCCCGCCTCAAATAGCATTGTTGGCCCGGAGTACCAGGCCATTTTTAGATTTTTGTCCTGTACAGAGTTCTGCGCTTACCCTTATCTCTTGCTCCAAAACCAATGTTTCCAGTCCGGCCAGCACCTTTGATTATCAGGTGCAAGTTGCTCTGGAAAAGACCCATGCTCCTGTTCAAGGCGCACTGGTGTTTGACAATGCCACCAACACCCTGTTGTCTTCCACCAATGAACAAGGGGTGGCCCATCTGAAAGCCAAAGATGGACAGGTCTTGCGTGTTGTTGAGCCCAAATATGGCCAGCAGCAGGCCCTGGTGACGGTTTCCAAAATTCAGAAACAAGACACCCTGGTCTGGAAAATCAGCTGGAATGGTGGAATGTAATCCCTGACGAATCTCAAGATTTGCAAGGGTTTTGATGAGAAGGATCTTCTTGTTGTCTTCTGTTCTTCTTGCTGCAGCATTGACTGCAGCAAGAAGTTATTATTTGCATTCCAGTTTCTCCCCTTCCTCCCCACCCCTTTCCACCCCTGAGTTGCAAAGGGCAGGGGCTTTGCTGTTCAGGAACACTGAATTGTCTCCCAGGGGCATCTCATGCCAGACCTGCCATGATCCAGATCGGGCATTTCAGGATGGGTTGCAGCGTCCCAAAATTGGCCAACTGCTGTTGCGGCGCAACACTCCAAGTTTGCTGAATGTGGGTTATTACAAATCCTACTTCTGGGATGGTCGTGCGGCCACCCTGTATGATCAGGTTGAAGAGCCCCTCTTCGCTTTGCATGAAATGCACTCTTCCCCTGAACGCATTCACCGCACACTGAGCCACCATCCGACGCTGGGCAAACTCTACGCCCTGACCCGAAAACAGCAGGTGGTCACCAGCGAGAAGGATTTCACCAAAAAAGCCCTGGCAGCTCATCTGTGGTCCATTCGCAGCACAGACTCTTATGCCAACCATGCCATTTACACTCCCTCTGAGCAGCAGGGAAAAAAACTGTTTTATGGGAAGGCAGGGTGCAGCAGTTGTCATGCTGGAAAAGCCTTGACGGATCAGCAGTACCACTACACCGGCCTGAAAAAACAGGCCATTGTGCGCCAGAGCAACATCGTTCAGGGTCAAGAAACCGAAACCTTCGGGCATGACCATGGGCGTGGAGATGTGGTTTCTGGAAAGCAAATGCTGTTTGCTTTCCGCACGCCGAGTTTGCACAATGTTTCCCTCACAGCCCCTTACATGCATGATGGCAGTTTGAAAACCTTGCAGGAGGTCATAGAATTCTATGACCGTGGAGGAGACGAAAAGGGCCATCTCCCCAGACTGCATCTGAGTCAGAAGGAAAAGCAAGATTTGCAGGCTTTTTTGCTGCTGCTGCTGGACCCCCGCTACATGACCCTCCCACAAAAGGACCTTACCCATGACTGATCTCACCACCACCATTGCCCAGCTGGACAAATCGGGTTGGAAGCCCTTTTATGACTGGCAATTCACCAAATCGCCCAGTGTTTTCTTTTTCAGCCTGTACATCATTCCGCAGGGACTGGTGGTTCTGGAAGTGCTGACCCAGAGCCAGGATGACTTCAGGGTGGCATTTGCAGGAGCTTTTGAAACCCTGGAGGACATGCTCGATCATCTGTCCAACCATCCAGATTTGCAGGAGCTGCACTGGGAGTTTTCCAACGCTCTCTTGCAACACCGTGGGATGATTCAGTAACCCAGTCTCACAGAAACGCATCACAGAAACACAAAAAACGCCTGAGAGACTCGGGCGTTTTTTGTGTGTGTCTTCTTTGCTGAAAGGCCCACTCAGCCCTTGACGGACCCTCCGGCCACCCCGGCCACAATGTGCCGCTGGGCCAGCATGAACAGGATCAGGAAAGGCATGGTGGAAATGGCTGTTCCCATCATGATCCCGCCCCAGGACACGCGGGTCAGGCCCACCAGGGTGCCCAGGGCCACCGGAATGGTGTAGGCGTCCTTGTTGTTGAGGACCAGCAGCGGCCACAGGTAATCGTTCCAGCTTGCCAGGAACAGCAGGATCGCCAGTGCAGCCAGGGAAGGACGCACCACGGGCAGGGCAATCTGCCAGAACACCCGGAATTCGCTGGCTCCATCAATGCGGGCAGCATTCAAGAGGTCGTTGTGCACCCCCTGAAAAGTCTGGCGCATGTAGAAAATCCCCACGGTGTTGGCCAGACCAGGCAGAATCACCGCCCAGTAGGTGTTGGTCAAATGGAAATCGCGGGCCACCATGATGTACTGCGGGATGATGGTCACAAAAGCCGGAATGGCAATGGTGGCCAGAATCAGACCGAACCAGAAGTTCTTGCCCACAAATTCGTACTTGGTGAAAGCAAAGCCAGCCATGCTGGTGAACAGCAAACTCACCGTGGTGTAGAGCACCGCAATCATCAGGCTGTTGAAGGTGGCCTTCAGGAAGTTGGTGTCTGCCTGCAGGTTCTTGAAGTTGTTGACGGCTTCACTGCCAAACCACAGCGCACCAGAGTAAATGCCGTTGTCCGGGTGGGTGGCGTACACCAGCATCAGGTAGAGGGGGGCAATGAACAGCAGGGCACCCAGGGTCATCAGGATGTGCAACAGGATGCTTTGCAGGGTTTCGCTGCTTTTGTGGGCATTTCTGGGTCTGCTCTGGGACACGGCTTTGCTGGTCATGTGTTGTCTCCTCCCAGCACTTTCAGTTGAATCCAGCTCACCACGGCCCCCAGGATGGCCACCCCATAAGCAATGGCGCTGGCATAACCAAAGTTGAAGCTTCTGAAGCCCTGCTGGTACAGGTAGGTGCCCAGTGTCATGGTGGCATTGCCGGGTCCACTTGCGGTGATCAGGGCAGGCTCAGTGAACAGTTGCAGCGTCCCGAACACCGAAATCACCAGACAGAACAGGATGCTGGGACGCAAAAGGGGCAGGGTGATCCTGAAGAAGGTGGTGGTTTTGGAGGCCCCATCCAGCGCGGCGGCCTCGTAGACCTCCTGACCGATGCTTTGCAGTCCGGCCAGAATCAGGATGGCGTTGTATCCGGCCCAGCGCCAGGTGATGGCCATCATGATCACGGCCATGGCGGGTCCGGGCTGGTTCAACCAGTCCACCGAAGCGATCCCAATGGCATTCAGGCCCTGGTTGACGGCCCCATACTGGGTGTTGAAAATCAGACGGAAGATGGCAGAGTACGCGGTGGTGCCCACCACCAGCGGTGCAAAAAAGGCAAAGCGGTAAAAACCCTTGGCTTTCAGCACCCCGGAATTGAGGGCCACGGCCAGTCCCACCGCCAGGGCCAGCATCACGGGAACCTGAATCACCATGATGAACAGGGTGTTCTTCAGAGCGGTCAGGAAAAAGGGATCAGAGAAAAGTCTCGTCCAGTTTGTGGTGTTGAAAGAAAATCCCAGAATGCGGGAATCGTCAAAAGAGTCGAGCAAACTGCGGACCAGCGGGTAAGCCCAGAACACCAGAAAGATCAGCAGGTATGGCATCAAAAAGCCATATGGTACAGCGTTCTGCCTGAAGCGGAGCATGTCTTCCTCCTTGCAGGGCACCTGCAACTGCAGGTGCCCTGACGGTTACTTTAATCCTTGGGCTTACTTGGCGACGGGCAAGCCAGTGGCAGCGCTGATCTGTTTGGCTGCGCTGTCCAGGGCTTCTCTGGCGGTCTTGAACTTGCCAGAGATGAAGTCAGCCTGGGTCACCACCATGATCTGACGGGCTTCCTGGAAGAACTGGGTGCCGCGGGCAGCAGGAACATCACCGAGGGTGTCCAGGATGGTCTTCCAGACCTTCTGGTTGCCCCAGTATTTCTGGCCCTGTGCCACGTAGGGATCCTTGGCGGCGCTCAGCAGGGAAGGCACCAGACCGTACTGTTTCAGCATGGCGATCTGGCCTTCGTTGGTGGCCAGGGCGTGCTCAATGAAAGCGTAAGCGGCTTCTTTGTTCTTGCTGCTGGCGGGCAGGGCCAGGGCGGATCCGCCCAGGTTGGCTGCACGCACGCCGCCTTTTTTGGCTGCGGGCATGGGGTACACGCCCCACTTGCCGCTCAGTTCGGGGGCATTGCTGCGGATGGTGCCTTCATACCATGCACCGAACATGCTGGTGGCGGTGTCGCCTTTCTTGAAGGCGGTGATCTGTCCGCCCCAGTCGCCCACGGAGAGCAGTTTGGCGTCCATGAGTTTCTTGACGGTGTTGAGGGCATCCACGCAGCCTGCCTGGTTGATGGTCACTTCTTTTGCATCGTTGTCGAAGTAGAAGCAGCCGTTCTGGTTGGCCAGCATTCTGAACCACTCGTCGTCAGAGCCGTTGCCAATCACGCCCATCTTGACCTTGCCACCGAACTTGGCGTTGACCTTCTGGCCAGCCTTGATGAAGTCATCCCAGGTTTTGATGCTGGTGGGGCTGATTCCAGCCTGCTTGTAGAGGTCGCGGCGGTAGAACATCACCACAGGGCCGGAATCCCAGGGCATGGCGTAGCGCTTGTTGCCCACGGAAAGTTCGGTCCATTTGAAAGCGGGGAAGCTCTTGATGTACTTGCTGGCCCCCAGGGTGGTCAGGTCGGTGAAGCAGTCGGGGAAGCGGGCCCAGAACACTTCTGCCTCACCGTTTTCCACAGAGTAAACATCGGGGAGGTCAGCGCC
Encoded proteins:
- a CDS encoding ABC transporter substrate-binding protein encodes the protein MKNIALLGLTLIAGSTLAAPKGEITIWSWDVAAKALEATVPSFNKLYPDVKVKIVDLGNQNVYDRGLAGCAAGGADLPDVYSVENGEAEVFWARFPDCFTDLTTLGASKYIKSFPAFKWTELSVGNKRYAMPWDSGPVVMFYRRDLYKQAGISPTSIKTWDDFIKAGQKVNAKFGGKVKMGVIGNGSDDEWFRMLANQNGCFYFDNDAKEVTINQAGCVDALNTVKKLMDAKLLSVGDWGGQITAFKKGDTATSMFGAWYEGTIRSNAPELSGKWGVYPMPAAKKGGVRAANLGGSALALPASSKNKEAAYAFIEHALATNEGQIAMLKQYGLVPSLLSAAKDPYVAQGQKYWGNQKVWKTILDTLGDVPAARGTQFFQEARQIMVVTQADFISGKFKTAREALDSAAKQISAATGLPVAK
- a CDS encoding carbohydrate ABC transporter permease gives rise to the protein MPYLLIFLVFWAYPLVRSLLDSFDDSRILGFSFNTTNWTRLFSDPFFLTALKNTLFIMVIQVPVMLALAVGLAVALNSGVLKAKGFYRFAFFAPLVVGTTAYSAIFRLIFNTQYGAVNQGLNAIGIASVDWLNQPGPAMAVIMMAITWRWAGYNAILILAGLQSIGQEVYEAAALDGASKTTTFFRITLPLLRPSILFCLVISVFGTLQLFTEPALITASGPGNATMTLGTYLYQQGFRSFNFGYASAIAYGVAILGAVVSWIQLKVLGGDNT
- a CDS encoding cytochrome-c peroxidase — encoded protein: MLSSVLLAAALTAARSYYLHSSFSPSSPPLSTPELQRAGALLFRNTELSPRGISCQTCHDPDRAFQDGLQRPKIGQLLLRRNTPSLLNVGYYKSYFWDGRAATLYDQVEEPLFALHEMHSSPERIHRTLSHHPTLGKLYALTRKQQVVTSEKDFTKKALAAHLWSIRSTDSYANHAIYTPSEQQGKKLFYGKAGCSSCHAGKALTDQQYHYTGLKKQAIVRQSNIVQGQETETFGHDHGRGDVVSGKQMLFAFRTPSLHNVSLTAPYMHDGSLKTLQEVIEFYDRGGDEKGHLPRLHLSQKEKQDLQAFLLLLLDPRYMTLPQKDLTHD
- a CDS encoding carbohydrate ABC transporter permease — translated: MTSKAVSQSRPRNAHKSSETLQSILLHILMTLGALLFIAPLYLMLVYATHPDNGIYSGALWFGSEAVNNFKNLQADTNFLKATFNSLMIAVLYTTVSLLFTSMAGFAFTKYEFVGKNFWFGLILATIAIPAFVTIIPQYIMVARDFHLTNTYWAVILPGLANTVGIFYMRQTFQGVHNDLLNAARIDGASEFRVFWQIALPVVRPSLAALAILLFLASWNDYLWPLLVLNNKDAYTIPVALGTLVGLTRVSWGGIMMGTAISTMPFLILFMLAQRHIVAGVAGGSVKG